A stretch of Coccidioides posadasii str. Silveira chromosome 2, complete sequence DNA encodes these proteins:
- a CDS encoding uncharacterized protein (SECRETED:SignalP(1-17)~EggNog:ENOG410PXNI~COG:S~TransMembrane:1 (n3-12c17/18o189-211i)) codes for MRFTAASVALFAGAALALPGYEQTVYSTREVIVTDCGPEVTDCPGNNPVPTGTGIPQEPAPTEYSTRYITVTDCGPEVTDCPAESTRTETLVPTGSDDSPTVPTENPPYPTGGNPGPSTSIVTYTTCIPTTTTSVVTLQPPVVPTGGVPTGGVPSQPTWQPTGGVPSAPSGSGVPPPPKGTTTSPPFEGAASTFGGSFAVAGLAAIAAVLFA; via the exons ATGCGTTTCACTGCTGCTTCCGTCGCTCTCTTCGCAGGCGCTGCCCTTGCCCTCCCCGGTTACGAGCAGACCGTCTATTCCACGCGCGAGGTCATCGTCACCGACTGCGGTCCTGAGGTCACTGACTGCCCCGGAAACAACCCTGTTCCCACCGGCACTGGCATTCCTCAAGAGCCCGCCCCAACCGAGTACTCTACTCGCTACATCACCGTGACCGACTGCGGCCCTGAGGTCACCGACTGCCCAGCTGAGTCCACTCGCACTGAGACTCTCGTTCCAACCGGCAGCGACGACAGCCCAACCGTCCCAACTGAGAACCCCCCATACCCAACCGGCGGCAACCCAGGCCCAAGCACCTCCATTGTCACCTACACCACTTGCATCCCAACTACGACCACCTCTGTCGTCACCCTCCAGCCTCCGGTCGTTCCAACTGGTGGCGTGCCAACCGGTGGCGTCCCATCTCAGCCAACTTGGCAACCAACCGGCGGTGTTCCCTCTGCCCCAAGCGGCTCTGGCGTTCCCCCACCACCAAAGGGCACCAC tacTTCCCCACCATTTGAGGGTGCTGCCAGCACCTTCGGTGGCTCCTTCGCCGTCGCTGGTCTCGCTGCCATTGCTGCCGTTCTCTTCGCGTAG
- a CDS encoding uncharacterized protein (EggNog:ENOG410PIKX~COG:S), translated as MTSIERPPIQHVDEASFKDVSSRVAYLKAFLKFTDEDGAALNAAKPIIAPAVPAVLDIIYTNLISFDVTAKAFVPRQPEQDQNDTEATGVEDLTLTHPNILHRKDFLKLYLVKLVSNTDWSDNSKFWDYLDKVGLMHTGEPGFKHRAKRPQLRVELMHCSALLGFVEDIVLNAVMGAQDVDLPTKTKIIRAFNKLLWIQNDLFLKHYAPEPWSEQEEEVAAN; from the coding sequence ATGACATCCATTGAACGGCCACCGATCCAGCACGTCGACGAGGCTTCCTTCAAAGATGTGTCCAGCCGCGTCGCCTATCTCAAAGCTTTCCTCAAATTCACCGATGAAGACGGCGCTGCTCTGAACGCTGCGAAACCCATCATCGCCCCCGCCGTGCCCGCGGTCCTCGATATCATCTACACAAACCTGATCTCATTCGACGTCACTGCGAAAGCCTTTGTGCCTCGCCAACCCGAGCAGGACCAGAACGACACAGAGGCAACTGGCGTCGAAGACCTCACACTCACGCACCCCAATATCCTCCACCGCAAAGATTTCCTGAAGCTCTACCTTGTCAAGCTCGTCAGCAACACAGATTGGTCGGACAATAGCAAGTTCTGGGATTACCTCGACAAAGTCGGCCTGATGCACACGGGAGAACCTGGCTTCAAACACCGTGCCAAGCGGCCTCAGCTTCGCGTCGAGCTGATGCACTGCAGTGCCTTGCTGGGATTCGTGGAAGACATTGTTCTCAACGCTGTCATGGGCGCGCAAGATGTTGACCTTCCCACAAAGACGAAGATCATCCGCGCCTTTAACAAGCTCCTCTGGATCCAGAATGATCTATTCTTGAAACACTACGCTCCAGAACCGTGGAGCGAACAGGAGGAAGAAGTGGCAGCCAATTGA
- the MKK1 gene encoding Protein kinase C signaling pathway involved MAPKK protein (EggNog:ENOG410PGDC~COG:T~BUSCO:6357at33183) produces MTSPAPLLKIPTPGNRKPPKLTVGIPPSPNARPVNQVGTTSQNDPQAQHLPSRQLPPELRIATPMGSRGMIQQEDTSYHNGRPIPQPYSNSSNDLSAHSRSGSFTMHDGKNSGPASATSSSFSTLSFAMGMRDPLGGAGDPSSAISSVYSDRGGGLPMERENSMNGVLPDLDKLSQELGRPLDVEDLDDEKWAAASEQRKIIELDSLGEGAGGAVTRCILKGGKTVFALKVITTDPNPDVKKQIFRELNFNKDCASEHICRYYGAFMDRSSSTISIAMEFCEGGSLDSVYKEVKKLGGRTGEKVLGKVAEGVLNGLTYLHGRKIIHRDIKPSNILLCRTGQVKLCDFGVSGEFGTKGDANTFIGTSYYMAPERITGQSYTITSDVWSLGVTLLEVAQHRFPFPADGTVMQPRAGLIDLLTYIVRQPIPKLKDEPENGIYWSDNFKYFIECCLEKEPPRRATPWRMLEHPWMLEMKNKKVNMAHFLKQVWDWKE; encoded by the exons ATGACTTCCCCCGCTCCTCTCCTAAAGATCCCCACGCCGGGTAACCGTAAACCACCGAAGCTCACAGTTGGAATCCCCCCTTCGCCCAACGCTCGACCCGTCAACCAGGTTGGCACTACCTCGCAGAATGACCCACAAGCACAGCATCTCCCTTCGCGCCAACTGCCACCGGAGTTGAGGATCGCAACCCCGATGGGCAGCAGGGGAATGATACAACAGGAAGACACCTCATATCACAATGGTCGGCCGATACCACAGCCATACAGTAATTCATCGAACGACCTCTCAGCCCACTCGAGATCGGGCAGCTTCACAATGCATGATGGCAAGAACAGTGGCCCTGCATCCGCTACGTCCTCGTCATTTTCAACCCTCTCTTTTGCCATGGGCATGAGGGATCCTCTCGGGGGCGCCGGGGATCCATCGTCCGCTATCAGCTCAGTGTACTCCGACCGTGGTGGCGGGCTACCTatggaaagagaaaatagtaTGAATGGCGTTCTACCCGACCTGGATAAGTTGAGCCAAGAGTTGGGTAGGCCCTTGGACGTCGAGGACCTCGATGATGAGAAATGGGCCGCTGCAAGCGAACAAAGGAAAATCATTGAGCTTGACAGTCTTGGTGAAGGCGCTGGTGGAGCGGTTACTCGATGCATACTGAAAGGTGGAAAGACTGTTTTTGCTTTGAAG GTCATTACGACCGACCCTAATCCTGACGTGAAGAAGCAAATATTCCGAGAACTGAATTTCAATAAAGACTGCGCTTCAGAGCATATCTGTCGGTACTACGGTGCGTTTATGGATAGATCGTCAAGTACGATTTCAATAGCGATGGAATTCTGTGAAGGCGGCAGCCTCGATAGCGTTTACAAGGAAGTCAAGAAACTTGGTGGCCGAACGGGGGAGAAAGTGCTTGGAAAAGTCGCGGAAGGTGTACTAAACGGTTTAACCTATTTGCATGGGCGCAAAATTATCCACAGAG ATATCAAACCCTCGAATATCCTGCTTTGTCGAACGGGTCAAGTCAAGCTCTGTGATTTCGGCGTCAGCGGCGAATTCGGAACCAAAGGCGACGCAAATACTTTCATTGGCACATCCTATTACATGGCTCCTGAGCGGATCACCGGTCAATCATATACTATAACTTCTGATGTTTGGTCTCTTGGAGTGACTCTTCTCGAGGTTGCCCAGCATCGGTTTCCTTTCCCGGCAGACGGAACTGTGATGCAGCCAAGAGCAGGCCTGATCGACCTCTTGACATATATTGTCAGGCAGCCCATTCCCAAGCTGAAAGATGAGCCAGAGAATGGGATATATTGGAGTGATAATTTTAAATACTTCATTGAGTGCTG CTTGGAGAAAGAACCCCCTCGGAGAGCAACGCCGTGGCGGATGTTGGAGCATCCGTGGATGCTtgaaatgaaaaataagaaggTTAATATGGCGCATTTCCTGAAGCAGGTTTGGGATTGGAAAGagtag
- a CDS encoding uncharacterized protein (EggNog:ENOG410PM9V~COG:U~BUSCO:2010at33183) — protein MTVLLGLSDAHLVLLVVQLCSIGDISQLPGLLYHFRHPPSPDVLLRIILTFLPESLEPSRYTSVINRLTLDPSTVPTELDIDTSAIAELSCSEARKQVRKLRLLPLQYPGYPNDLLDTPLTQFLIHRAYRIDNECGVQTFIVDLIRPFVETSDFLRNWLISTILPLVRFNYEYHPDRGSALSLELLESLDCKSAVNTLLSNAERRENGGNVDRDLRGLIGPWIYGHGKLKGHNVNGNAQLAPKTKPQASQDDFEYMGWQDVNEWLLSTGIRDFALAVETVIRWAGPGDVDLGGYDDPKSTISEDIGGELISSYGQAAIAAIYTISECNKDTLEGACCILSRITGLLEIEGHSALQIQSDEILPPPPPPPPPSHIIPSNICRRNFLHNALLQPSNPLTYPTRESIAFLDAILVSIRMLNCFGHSMTPRHAAETCLLGDEESQLFELREVLGILKRDSKQSRDWDQARKQLLWLKGWGSEQTSMPCSAACESHAGLFWRIPLALFEKEILNAMLMAKQCALGLSVYTSLSSPLSRDDVEAAVAETIFVSYDNASNGNKTRGGMKRATEILDSFAPHFPHSVAFQQIRSLISATHSLSFYSLTLQHGVPFQPVSIRMHQDPLSLIERVLEQNAKAYTELDNILKIGRDLIAAGLPHGIQDDDLPDTDLSALSQEQIQLISAHRITSLAISSALSANDFDTAYSYTTTRLAHGTKLLGSMDTSPVVEDNISWRAAYNAGRHRSTAPEAENCSLQSRISRLSQQMELLSLALILSPSPDNLPEILAVWRRCDEEMNILQTQEQEEAEDWDTHGDTTSMSSVPGGFGPSDAELDAIDTQRERAKRLRASHRSRRDYEEAPMGLFDVARGAARAISKNAFPLTTAAPSSRPGSVTSSRPRQSIDISSGSEMAAAGFYDGSETPSEAGEGSGRVRKRDVVSNMVTGGLVSGLGWVLGAQPVNQNTK, from the exons ATGACGGTCTTATTAGGCTTATCTGACGCCCATCTGGTCCTGCTCGTCGTCCAGCTCTGCTCGATTGGCGATATTTCACAGCTTCCCGGTCTCCTCTACCACTTCCGCCATCCACCTTCACCAGACGTTCTTCTCCGCATTATCTTGACCTTTCTCCCAGAAAGTCTTGAGCCTAGCCGCTATACCTCCGTTATCAATCGCCTCACCCTCGACCCGTCGACTGTGCCCACGGAGTTGGACATCGATACCTCCGCCATTGCAGAGCTATCCTGTTCCGAGGCCAGAAAACAAGTTCGAAAGCTACGACTTCTCCCTCTCCAGTACCCCGGGTATCCTAATGACCTTCTGGACACGCCTCTGACCCAATTCCTTATCCATCGTGCATACAGAATAGACAACGAGTGTGGTGTGCAGACTTTCATCGTTGACCTTATTCGACCGTTCGTTGAAACGTCTGACTTCCTTCGCAATTGGCTCATTTCTACGATACTGCCCTTAGTTCGATTCAACTACGAATACCATCCGGACAGAGGGAGCGCGCTGTCCCTCGAACTTCTCGAGTCCCTAGACTGCAAAAGCGCGGTCAATACACTCCTATCCAACGCCGAACGACGTGAAAATGGAGGCAATGTAGATCGGGACTTGCGAGGTCTGATTGGGCCCTGGATCTACGGACATGGGAAATTAAAAGGTCACAATGTGAATGGGAATGCTCAGCTGGCCCCAAAAACGAAGCCCCAAGCCTCTCAGGACGATTTCGAGTATATGGGTTGGCAGGACGTTAATGAGTGGTTGCTTTCTACCGGAATTCGAGACTTTGCTTTAGCTGTCGAGACAGTAATACGATGGGCTGGTCCTGGAGATGTGGACTTGGGTGGCTATGATGACCCAAAATCGACAATATCGGAGGATATAGGAGGGGAATTGATTTCAAGTTACGGGCAAGCCGCTATCGCAGCTATATACACCATTTCAGAATGCAATAAAGACACTTTGGAGGGCGCCTGTTGTATTCTGTCAAGAATTACGGGCCTTCTTGAGATCGAAGGCCATTCTGCACTGCAAATACAAAGCGATGAAAtccttcctcctcctcctcctcctcctcctccttctcatATAATACCTTCTAACATTTGCCGCCGGAATTTCCTTCATAATGCCCTGCTGCAACCGTCGAACCCTCTTACCTATCCCACGCGAGAGTCAATTGCGTTTCTAGATGCCATATTAGTTTCCATCCGCATGTTAAATTGCTTTGGCCACTCTATGACCCCTAGGCATGCGGCCGAAACATGTCTTCTTGGCGATGAAGAATCCCAACTTTTTGAACTGCGTGAAGTTCTCGGAATTCTAAAACGAGATTCCAAACAATCGCGTGATTGGGATCAGGCTAGAAAGCAGCTGCTCTGGCTAAAAGGTTGGGGAAGCGAGCAGACTTCCATGCCCTGCAGCGCGGCCTGCGAGTCACACGCGGGCTTATTTTGGCGGATACCCCTTGCTCTCTTTGAGAAAGAAATACTGAATGCAATGCTCATGGCAAAAC AATGTGCTCTAGGTTTATCCGTCTACACTTCTCTATCATCTCCTTTATCTCGTGACGACGTGGAAGCTGCTGTGGCTGAAACAATCTTCGTATCTTATGACAATGCGTCGAATGGAAACAAAACAAGGGGTGGAATGAAACGGGCAACCGAGAT TCTTGATTCATTTGCCCCTCATTTTCCGCATTCTGTAGCATTCCAGCAGATAAGGTCTCTGATCTCAGCGACACACTCGCTGTCCTTCTATTCTCTTACACTACAGCACGGTGTTCCTTTTCAACCCGTTAGCATTCGAATGCATCAAGACCCGCTGTCGTTGATTGAGCGGGTGTTAGAACAAAATGCAAAGGCCTATACCGAACTGGATAATATTTTGAAAATCGGTCGCGACCTCATCGCCGCTGGCCTTCCACATGGCATTCAGGATGACGATCTTCCCGATACAGATTTATCAGCGCTCTCTCAAGAACAAATTCAGCTAATCTCGGCTCACCGTATCACTTCCCTAGCAATATCGTCCGCTTTGAGCGCAAATGATTTCGACACGGCTTATTCATATACAACGACGCGACTAGCCCACGGTACTAAACTTCTAGGGTCGATGGACACCAGCCCCGTCGTGGAAGACAATATCTCCTGGCGCGCAGCATATAACGCAGGGCGGCACCGCTCAACAGCACCCGAAGCCGAAAACTGCTCTCTCCAATCCCGAATTTCCCGCCTCTCTCAACAAATGGAACTCCTCTCTCTCGCCCTCATCCTCTCCCCATCTCCGGACAACCTCCCCGAGATCCTCGCCGTCTGGCGCCGCTGCGACGAAGAAATGAACATCCTTCAAACCCAGGAGCAAGAAGAGGCAGAAGACTGGGACACCCACGGCGACACAACAAGCATGTCCTCCGTGCCAGGTGGCTTCGGCCCTTCAGATGCCGAACTCGACGCCATAGACACCCAGCGCGAGCGCGCCAAACGTCTGCGCGCCTCGCATCGGAGTAGGAGGGACTATGAAGAAGCACCCATGGGCCTGTTTGACGTCGCGCGCGGCGCGGCCAGGGCCATCAGCAAGAACGCGTTCCCCCTTACCACTGCGGCCCCTTCGTCCAGACCGGGGAGTGTGACGTCCAGTCGGCCTCGGCAGAGTATTGATATTTCTTCTGGAAGCGAGATGGCTGCGGCAGGATTCTATGACGGATCTGAAACGCCTTCAGAAGCTGGTGAGGGCTCGGGGAGGGTTAGGAAGAGAGATGTTGTTAGTAACATGGTTACTGGTGGACTTGTCAGCGGGTTGGGATGGGTGTTGGGCGCGCAGCCGGTCAATCAGAACACGAAGTGA